The DNA segment TTCGGCCGGTTCCTCGACGTGGGTATCCGAGGCGCCTTTTGCTGCAGCccttggcggcggtgcaaACGTCGGTTCTACAAGTCGACGCGCCTTCGACAGCAGCTTGCTGATTAGCTGGCACTTGGCTGCATAGTCGAACTTCTCCGCGGAGGGCGTGGGGATCACGCTGTCCTTCTCAACGTCGTCCTGCGCGTCGGTGATCAAGGCTGTCAGTTTCTTGGCGCACACCTGAATATCTGCGACGGACGTCGACATCTCGATCAGCCGCTGAAGGCGACCAACAACGTCAAGGGAGGCTAGTTTCTTGAGAAGCTCGCGAGGTGAGAGAAGCGATGCCGCCTCTGCGTCCAGCGgaggcgccaccggcgccggtggctgaggtggcggcgccaagtcctccgcctcgccctccGCAGGGATGGCGGCatctgcctccgccgcctttACGGGCAGTGTACGAACACCCTCACCCCACGCCGACTTGCGCACACCCTCTTGCTCGCAGCGGATCAGAAACTCATGCGCTGGCGGGATCATGGGGCTTTTGCCAAGCGCGTACAAGGCAAAGAGGCGCTCGAGAGTCGTAAAAACCTCGTCCTTGTACTGTGACATGAGCTCCACGTAGACTGCTTTGGGCCGCTGGCTTACGGCTTGCAGGAAAGTGTTGACGGACTTGACTTCACGGAACTTTTTGCTTGCGTGGTAATCGCGGATGTACTCGGCGATCGTTTCCGCGTCGCCCAGCGTGGAGCGCAAGAGGGCAAAGTTGGAGTTGGGCTTCATATCTTTCTTCGCGCGCTTCGCCGTCCGTTCCGCATGAAGTGGTGAGTGAGAGCCGTGCTTCCCcgagagagagcggtggCGCATGAACTTCTTTGGCATGAAGCCGCGATCTTCAGGCGGCCCGTTGCGTCGGCCTCGCCCGCGAGTGTCGCCGCGACCCCGAGCATCGCCCCAATCTCTGCCATGCCCTCGGAAGGCGTCCTGGCCGCCGTGCGACCACCCGCGACCGCGACCGCGGCGGTCATTGGTGCCGCGACCACCTCGAAACATACCGCGCCCGCCCCGGCCGGCCCCTCCGGACGAGGAAGCATTCCCTGCTGGGGCGCTCGCAGACGACACGGGGGCCTCCATGAGGTTTCTTCTTGGCAGTAGACGTGGCAGTCCGAAAGTACAGGGATGGCCCCCACCGTTCGCGACACGAACGCGACAATGACGCAAAGTCCGCGGTGCAAGCACAGCTAATCGTGAAGCAAGTGGCCGCGCCAGTCAGGCAGCGCACCCGTGCAGATGCGCGTTGGAACGGAGACGAAGAAGGGGAAAGTGAGGGGCGAACGCATGCCTAGAAACGCGCAGAAGTCACCCATACAAATTCACGCACGTTTCTCGTGTTGTCGTCTGCGAGATTCCGGCCCGAAACGGTGAGCTACAAGAGTGGCGGACAGCTCTCTCGACAATCGCCGTCACAACCCCCACACAGCGCTTACGCGGTGCTCTAGTGGTGGTGCTTCTTCCTTCTCGAAGGcgccacacatacacacacacacacacacatgcgcgagACTGCACGCCCAAAGCTGTGCGCTGCCCGATGCAAACACGCCCACTGGTGGCTCGGCCTGGCTGTTTCATGTGATGTTTAGCATCGCTATTTTTCTTTTGGCATTCCTTGAAGGCGTGATTCGCTGatacgcgccgccgcttaGACTCACGTGCAGAgatggcgcagctcctccgcacATAGGAGACACGCTGCTGCATGGTCACTGAGAGAGGGATCTTGAGCTACgacacgcaaaaaaaaagcaccgGTAGAAAAACAGTCCCTTCCCAACACGGACACGAAGAAAAAACAAGCACACATCCCACACCACCGACGTATGAGCAGTGCATACTCGAAAATACAAGAGGGAAGGGACATACacgcatatacatatacatgtGTCCCGGTATCAGACGACGATGGGCCCTCCTTCTGTCGTCGAGGACGCAAAGAGAGCGAGTACAGGAAGTCTCCATGAGGTAGCTGTTCATGTTCATTTTTGTTTGTTCAAGGAAGCCCGGCCGGAGCAAAAGACAagaaccccccccccacacacacacacgcacacgcacgctccGCACCTCAACAAAAAGCAAAACATccacaaacaaaaaaaaaaagaaaaaaggtcAGAGTGCCCAGCAGGAGATTCAGCATGGATCTACGCGTCTGCCAGAGGCCCTTCTCTGTCCGCGTGTAAGCTCGTATGCCGCATGCAtctgccacacacacaaacacacacataaacaaCGCCACCCATCACCGCTGAGCCTCAACTCAAAGACAGGGGGGGAGCAAGCCTGGGACATGGTGGTGAGAGAGGGCTTCTGCCGCCACACAAAGAGGAGGGATGTCAGCATCGAGGGGCTACACTCTCGGTCGGCGAGGAAACGAGCGCAACGCACAAGCGATGCACCTCTGCAACGCAGCAGTCGACCTTTCACCCATCTACCAAGCGTTGTATTGTGGAAAGACGAAGAGGTTAAGGGAGGGCCATGCGTTTTGGTGTTCAGCATCTGCCGACGCGGGGAACGGGCAGCACGTCGGTACAGACGTCGTTGCCATGGCACACTTTGtatgtttgcgtgtgtgcgtatcctccttcccctcctcatcTATTGTGTTTCGAGTGCCCGCCTACTCCGCCTTTCCTTTTGAGCTAGAACTTGAGGATTCTGCGGGCAGCCGCTGATCCAAAACGTTCGACCCTGCGACGgcgccctcttcttctttgtGGTGAAGCCCGGCCTCGGCTTTGTGTGACACATCCCCTGCgcctgcggaggcggccccGGTCTCCTCTTCGCCCGCGCCGTTCGTGATGAGGGGCGTGCCTGGCTTGCGAACGCGGAAGCCGTACACCTTCGGCACGTACTGCTGGTTCGGCGGCGGGATCGACACGCCGCGCTCGCGTAGCTGCATGAGCAGCAGGTGAGGGAACGTGGTGCCCCAGAAGGCGCCGTCGAGGCTACGGTGGCGGACGGAGCGAGGGTGGTAAATGTCCTCGCAGCGTGGACAAAAGAGCTTCACGGAGCTCTCACGCACCACGTCGCTCTGGCCCACCGGGAGCAGCGCATGACCCTCGCAGAAGACGCGGGGACAGCTACCAAACTCGCCCTGCATATATTTTTCCTCCATCAGCTTGAGGCCGCGGCCGGTGGTGATAAAGCGGGCGTGAATAAGACCGTAGAGGATCTCCGCGGAACTCTCGACGAGacgcttctgctgctcggTAAGGCCGTCGCTCTCCATCGACTCCACGTCGAGGATCAGTTCTAATGCGTAGTGGTAAAATGGCACTATGGGAGCCAATCCAGTTAAGTTGAAATCGTCTGTGATGAACTCACGGTCGACCATGCAGAAGAACTCGTTGCCCTTCAAGTCGCAGAACCACGTAATCCAGCTCACAAGCTCTTCATCCTCGTACTCGTACTCCATGTTCTCTGGGGAGTACGCCTCATCCATTTTGATGTTCTTCAAGGGgctttcgtgtgtgcgtgcgtatatGCTTTACTTTTTGCTTTTCCGCTCTGGAGTCCCCCTGGCAGTCTGAAAAGATCGGTACGGCGGTCTTGCGACGTTGACAGATGACGGCAGTAAATCACGTCGGCGCAGCCAACGGAAGCACGTACACACTCGCCGAACAACAAGTGGGCGAGAAGAGAGCGCGGCGAGCCAGCCGATGCGGCAACTCAAACTAGCAAGAACGAGCTCCCTATTGTGAGGTATTATACTACTGCGCGCCCGTGTCGGAGTGCCGCGCACAAAGAACGTGCAATCAGgggtgaaaaaaaaagaccgGAGATATGTAGTTGGGCAACATCCTGTAGAAAAGAAGGTGGCACACGGAGCAGGAGCATGGTTGACGGCGCGGCGAGGCATCAGCTGTTGCTTGAGAGAGCAATACCCGCATGATGCGGACGCACATGTCGGGCGCATGCGTTGTCGGAACTTCGGTTCCCGTCCATGTTGTGATCGCTCCCGCTGCTGGACGCGCCCACACGCTTGAAGGCGTTTGTGCTCTCCGGCGCCGAAGAGGCCCAACACTCGCCTAGCACTGCTTGGACGGCAGCAAAATAAAAAAGGGCAGTCGAACAAAAGAGCTTTCTTCCCTCTGTGTAGCTCTCTCTATCTGTCTCCTCCAGCAAGGCACCGGGCCTGGCATGAGCCGCACGCCGTCACGCCTCCGCCCTGTGCGTGGGTTGAGGCCGTTGGAGGTCAGAGTGATCCAGCAAGGAAAACAGGAGAGCAGGAGACGCTCTCACCCTCGTGGATACGCCAgaagaacacacacacacacgcacgcacgcacgcacaagcgcgTAGGTGCGCATCGTGGCTGCACCACAactgtgcgcatgcgccttCAGAGTGCTGGGAGACACCAAGTGAACGCGTCCGCacgggaggagggcgaagcgagagagacatgcAGACTCAACCGAGAGGATATCACCCTGGGCATGGCGCACACCGCCATTAACccgcagcaacgccgctCGTCTGCCCATCTCCCTACTTTCTCCCTAAGCATCCCCGCATTCTATTTTGTTGCAAGGGTGGTTTTCTCAGTTTCACAGCGACTCACATGTTTAACGCCTTAGGCTCACATGAGCACAAGAAAGAGAACTGCATATCGCGTACAGCCAAACAAGCAATCCTtcatctttttcttttttgtgcGCCCTGTCGACGCTTCACTGGACAATTTTTTTCCCTACAAGATCCTCTATTCAAGATAAATAAACACCATgaagaaacaaaacaacGGTGCTCTCTCATCCCTCCCCCAGTTCCTCCTTCGCCAGACCGGGTGTGttgctgtgtgtgtcgaAACGCCTGCATGTGCGCCTCACTGCCACCCTCTGCCGCCCTTTGCCTCCCCTCTTGCAACCACACATCCAATGCATCACACACGCGTCGACGGTGCGGGAacgggagagaggagcggtagcggcagggagagggggggcaCACTGCGAAcgtggagaagaggggaacaggcggaggggagggaggagggcagaaTAAAAAAGACCAAGAAGCGCACCTGAGTGCTCAGAGAGACACAtagcacacatacacacatactcACACAATCGACAACACATGGATCTTCTTACAAGCACAAACtcaaacacacagacacgcacacgcatacaccaCCTGCATCAACACGTTACCTCCCCTGACACAGCGAGACTGTTCATGTGGCATGCAGTAGCATCTCTTGAGAGACGCAGAGAGACAAGAAAACGAGATCGATAcaaaggcgcgcgcgcacacacacacagagatgTTTGaaaaggcgaggaggccaaAGTGCAAGCTGGAACGCTCGctgacgcacgcgcatatgCGACGGAAAAAGAGCAAACATCCCCCGCCCCCTCAAGAACACAAAAGgaaaaataataataactAAATAAATAATAGTAAGGGAGCACCgacgagctgcaggaggaggtcCTCGTGCTTGTTCTTTCCagtcgtcctcctccgcttcctctctcccaccTCACCCCAAGTTTCACGAGTACAAACAGAAGAGcaaagaggaaaagaggaaaCCAACaacaatatatatat comes from the Leishmania infantum JPCM5 genome chromosome 36 genome and includes:
- a CDS encoding putative protein kinase ck2 regulatory subunit; amino-acid sequence: MDEAYSPENMEYEYEDEELVSWITWFCDLKGNEFFCMVDREFITDDFNLTGLAPIVPFYHYALELILDVESMESDGLTEQQKRLVESSAEILYGLIHARFITTGRGLKLMEEKYMQGEFGSCPRVFCEGHALLPVGQSDVVRESSVKLFCPRCEDIYHPRSVRHRSLDGAFWGTTFPHLLLMQLRERGVSIPPPNQQYVPKVYGFRVRKPGTPLITNGAGEEETGAASAGAGDVSHKAEAGLHHKEEEGAVAGSNVLDQRLPAESSSSSSKGKAE